Part of the Crossiella cryophila genome, CGCCTCGGTGAGCGAGTCCATGAAGAACAGCGCGCACACGCCCGCGATGATCACGAACGGCATCCACATCAGCCCGGCGTAGGCCAGGTGCACCCCGGAGCCCGCCGAGATCACCAGCGGCACCGCGAGTTGCACCACGGCCACGCCGATGTTGCCGCCCGCGGCGTTGAGACCGAGCGCGAATCCCTTGCGCGAGTCCGGGAAGAAGAAGGAGATGTTGGCCATCGACGATGCGAAGTTACCGCCGCCGAGACCCGCGGTGCAGGCGGCGAGCACGAACATCCAGTAGGGCGTCGACGGATCGGAGACACACCACGCGAGCATCCCGGTGGGCACCAGCAGCAGGGCCGCGCTGATGACCGTCCACATGCGACCGCCGAAGGTGGCGACCGCGAACGTGTAGGGCAGGCGCAGCACGGACCCGATCAGGTTGGGTAGCGCGACCAGCCAGAAGAGCTGGTCAACGGAGAAGGCGAACCCCGCCGCCGGCAGGAACACGGTCACCGTGCTCCACAACAGCCACACCGAGAAACCCAGGTGCTCGGCCAGGATCGAGAACACCAGGTTCCGGTTGGCCACCCGGCGACCGGTGCTCGCCCAGAACTCCGGGTTCTCCGGCTCCCAGTGCTCGATCCACCGGCCGCGGCGAACTGTGGTCTGCGCGCTCATGTTCGAAGGAACCGCCTTGTCTCTCATGGGGTCAGGACCGTTGGGCGGCAACGGCTCCGGGCTCGGGGACAGCCGTGGGTGCGGCAGATGTCCTCGAGGTGGTGGTCTCGGCGGCCGCGGTGACACCGGCGAGCGCCGCGGTGCCGTTGGGCGCGGCCGGGTCGGTGGCCGGGGCGGCGCCGAGAGGTGTGGTGCCCTGGACCGGCACGACTGTGGGCTGTGGCCTGACCGGCTGCTCCGGCACCGTGGGCGGCGGGACGGTCGCGGGCGGCGGTGACGCGGCGGGCCTGGGCGTGGCGGGCGACGACGCGGCGGCGGACCTGGCGGGCGCGGCGGGCGCGGCGGGCGCGGCGGGCGCGGCGGGCGCGGCGGGCGCGGCGGGCGCGGCGGGCGCGGCGGGCGCGGGCGACAGTGGCTCGGCGGCCGCGGTCGTGGCGGGCC contains:
- a CDS encoding MFS transporter, with product MSAQTTVRRGRWIEHWEPENPEFWASTGRRVANRNLVFSILAEHLGFSVWLLWSTVTVFLPAAGFAFSVDQLFWLVALPNLIGSVLRLPYTFAVATFGGRMWTVISAALLLVPTGMLAWCVSDPSTPYWMFVLAACTAGLGGGNFASSMANISFFFPDSRKGFALGLNAAGGNIGVAVVQLAVPLVISAGSGVHLAYAGLMWMPFVIIAGVCALFFMDSLTEARSDFRSYAASTRNRHTWVMSFLYIGTFGSFIGYSAALPLLINSTFPEAKAGYFAFLGALVGSLSRPIGGWLADRMGGGRVTLWTFLAMGAGVLGVVLGLAQHDFWLFLGSFLWLFITTGVGNGSTYRMIPAIFSAQFDDPATARRQAAAVIGIAGAVGALGGFLITRAFAMSVTAYGSLVPAFLVFLAFYGVCLAVTWWYYLRRRVFVRVPSLAHAGI